The Bradysia coprophila strain Holo2 chromosome IV unlocalized genomic scaffold, BU_Bcop_v1 contig_81, whole genome shotgun sequence genome has a window encoding:
- the LOC119072416 gene encoding uncharacterized protein LOC119072416, translating to MNHPMEASAISQTETLTRDQMEAKSQTEPLLKDQMEAKSQTEMKHSSGIQKKGAKKAKIHTETQMNHSMSQSEEHLLIQLAHNKKVTLPVPLSWVARSVEVTEVLRNTTKESEPVFFFYHNDRKSLPNFTVTLYSKLFTPSTPACYKGFTSNRIYDSYSSAQRELKDKRVSMPPKKMSTEKSEVEFERTILIRKKRMKKQDKVNESIAKTTNSAYIIAALSKETAAEGKSTVRQPKKHVSDASVAAVTRVEELSASSDQVVAEVTVAAVTQLSDNSNKTAPTPATITKKPSKSKENIEPAAAVEERSASSDQVVAEVTQLSDNSNKTAPTPATITKKPSKSKENIEPAAAVEERSASSDQVVAEVTQLSDNSNKTAPTPATITKKPSKSKENIEPAAAVEERSASSDQVVAEVTQLSDNSNKTAPTPATITKKPSKSKENIQPAAAVEEWSASSDQDSDSDYEERKHPNDNERMKLRVERKNAIIKKLEVRAEKLERKADALLARNLVLQDRFAYCKCDITNIPPNPVRSTNQAYTLSSEQEMLLGRFIMPDDMNKYITELAGFLFTPEELKTISSANLNPSKIAFISSHIQTHTGFVKTAPEIKMLLNKRRWNSNRRSDSSSTPPKKRKRNTKNSNDETVQDEEMYTDDVDVNHFLLMKMQSADDNTEDNAESG from the exons ATGAACCATCCGATGGAAGCCTCTGCCATAAGCCAGACAGAGACATTGACGAGGGATCAGATGGAAGCCAAAAGCCAGACAGAGCCATTGCTGAAGGATCAGATGGAAGCCAAAAGCCAGACAGAGATGAAACATTCCTCCGGGATCCAGAAGAAAG GAGCAAAGAAAGCCAAAATCCATACAGAGACACAGATGAACCATTCCATGTCACAGTCGGAGGAACATCTTCTGATACAACTCGCACACAATAAAAAGGTGACACTGCCAGTGCCACTCTCTTGGGTTGCACGCTCTGTCGAAGTAACAGAAGTACTCCGAAATACGACCAAGGAGTCAGAACCTGTCTTTTTCTTCTATCACAACGATCGCAAGTCACTACCGAATTTCACGGTTACTTTGTACTCCAAATTGTTCACGCCGAGTACTCCTGCATGTTATAAGGGGTTCACGTCCAACCGAATATATG aTTCGTATTCGTCCGCTCAACGTGAGTTGAAAGACAAACGTGTGTCAATGCCACCGAAGAAGATGTCCACAGAAAAGTCGGAAGTGGAATTTGAACGGACAATTCTAATCAGGAAAAAGAGGATGAAAAAGCAGGACAAAGTTAATGAGAGTATCGCTAAGACAACCAACTCAGCATATATAATTGCGGCATTGTCAAAGGAAACAGCTGCTGAAGGCAAATCGACTGTTCGTCAGCCAAAGAAGCATGTTTCAGATGCGTCAGTAGCCGCTGTCACCCGAGTGGAAGAGCTGAGTGCATCTAGCGACCAGGTTGTTGCAGAGGTTACAGTAGCCGCTGTCACGCAACTAAGTgataattcaaacaaaacggCACCGACACCGGCAACAATCACGAAGAAACCATCGAAATCAAAGGAAAACATTGAACCGGCAGCGGCCGTGGAAGAGCGGAGTGCATCAAGCGACCAGGTTGTTGCAGAGGTTACCCAACTAAGTgataattcaaacaaaacggCACCGACACCGGCAACAATCACGAAGAAACCATCGAAATCAAAGGAAAACATTGAACCGGCAGCGGCCGTGGAAGAGCGGAGTGCATCAAGCGACCAGGTTGTTGCAGAGGTTACCCAACTAAGTgataattcaaacaaaacggCACCGACACCGGCAACAATCACGAAGAAACCATCGAAATCAAAGGAAAACATTGAACCGGCAGCGGCCGTGGAAGAGCGGAGTGCATCAAGCGACCAGGTTGTTGCAGAGGTTACCCAACTAAGTgataattcaaacaaaacggCACCGACACCGGCAACAATCACGAAGAAACCATCGAAATCAAAGGAAAACATTCAACCGGCAGCGGCCGTGGAAGAGTGGAGTGCATCAAGCGACCAGGATTCAGATTCAGATTACGAAGAACGAAAACATCCAAATGACAACGAGAGAATGAAACTCCGGGTGGAGAGGAAAAAtgcaattataaaaaaattggaagttcgagcagaaaaattggaaagaaaagcCGACGCTTTGTTGGCACGGAATTTGGTGCTTCAGGACCGATTCGCTTATTGCAAATGTGACATCACCaat ATTCCACCAAATCCAGTACGTTCTACCAATCAAGCATACACATTAAGTAGCGAGCAAGAAATGCTCCTAGGTAGATTCATTATGCCAGATGACATGAACAAATACATCACCGAGCTAGCTGGGTTTTTATTTACCCCAGAAGAACTGAAAACCATTTCTTCGGCTAATCTTAACCCATCTAAGATTGCATTCATAAGCA GTCATATCCAAACGCACACTGGCTTCGTGAAGACCGCACCCGAAATTAAAATGCTTTTAAACAAGAGACGTTGGAATTCTAATCGACGTTCTGATTCAAGCAGCACCCCTCCGAAGAAGCGGAAACGAAacacgaaaaattcaaatgatgAAACTGTCCAAGACGAAGAAATGTACACCGATGACGTTGACGTCAACCACTTTTTACTTATGAAAATGCAATCGGCCGACGACAACACCGAAGACAATGCCGAATCCGGATAG
- the LOC119072136 gene encoding dentin sialophosphoprotein-like, with translation MNGTSVLLECAPGFWFDVNNDWCDLPENVEPGPGCAATTTTTPLPGTPCTCTESSCPHTTTTPLPGSDESDSDEDSADDSDEDTTCTCTESSCPHITTTPTPCTCSDSSECTHTTPLPGSDESDSDDSNSSDDSNSDDSDSNEDATCTCTESSCPHITTTPTPCTCSDSSECTHTTPLPDSEETESDDEITTCTCSDSSECTHTTPLPDSKESEEDTTCTCSDSSECTHTTPLPDSEETESDDEITTCTCSDSSECTHTTPLPDSKESDEDTTCTCSDSSECTHTTPLPDSEESESDDESTTCTCSDSSECTHTTPLPDSKESDEDTTCTCSDSSECTHTTPLPDSEESESDDESTTCTCSDSSECTHTTPLPDSEETESDDEITTCTCSDSSECTHTTPLPDSKESDEDTTCTCSDSSECTHTTPLPDSEETESDDEITTCTCSDSSECTHTTPLPDSKESDEDTTCTCSDSSECTHTTPLPDSKESDEDVTCTCSDSAECTHTTPLPDSKESDEDATCTCSDSSECTHTTPLPDSKESDEDATCTCSDSSECTHTTPLPDSKESDEDATCTCSDSAECTHTTPCTCSDSSECTHTTPLPDSEESDEDVTCTCTESSCPHITTTPTPCTCTELTCPHTTTTPLPDDSTCTCTESSCPHITTTPDPTPVCPPENDPDNIVYIPSKEDCEKYYICYSGEPLPFWCASGTHWNAAYNQCDFPEVANCTIV, from the exons ATGAATGGGACATCAGTACTATTAGAATGTGCACCTGGCTTTTGGTTTGACGTAAATAACGATTGGTGCGATTTACCGGAAAATGTCGAGCCAGGTCCAGGTTGTGCTGCAACCACAACGACAACACCATTACCAGGCACTCCTTGCACATGTACGGAGTCAAGCTGTCCGCATACAACCACTACACCTTTACCGGGAAGCGATGAGTCAGACTCTGATGAAGATAGTGCTGATGACTCAGATGAAGATACAACTTGCACATGTACAGAGTCCAGCTGCCCACATATCACTACTACGCCAACACCATGTACCTGTTCAGACTCATCGGAATGTACTCATACGACGCCTTTACCAGGAAGCGACGAATCGGATTCCGATGATTCAAATAGTTCCGATGACTCAAA TTCTGATGACTCGGATTCCAATGAAGATGCAACTTGCACATGTACAGAGTCCAGCTGCCCACATATCACTACTACGCCAACACCATGTACCTGTTCAGACTCATCGGAATGTACTCATACAACTCCTCTGCCAGACAGTGAAGAAACTGAATCTGACGATGAAATCACAACTTGTACTTGTTCCGACTCATCGGAATGTACTCATACCACTCCTCTGCCAGACAGTAAAGAGTCAGAAGAGGACACTACTTGCACATGTTCCGATTCATCGGAATGCACTCATACTACTCCTCTTCCAGACAGTGAAGAAACTGAATCTGACGATGAAATCACAACTTGTACTTGTTCCGATTCATCGGAATGCACTCATACGACTCCTCTGCCAGACAGTAAAGAGTCAGATGAGGATACTACTTGCACATGTTCCGATTCATCGGAATGCACTCATACTACTCCTCTTCCAGACAGTGAAGAATCTGAATCAGATGATGAAAGCACAACTTGCACATGTTCTGACTCATCGGAATGTACTCATACGACTCCTTTGCCAGACAGTAAAGAGTCAGATGAGGATACTACTTGCACATGTTCCGATTCATCGGAATGCACTCATACTACTCCTCTTCCAGACAGTGAAGAATCTGAATCAGATGATGAAAGCACAACTTGTACTTGTTCCGATTCATCGGAATGCACTCATACGACTCCTCTGCCAGACA GTGAAGAAACTGAATCTGACGATGAAATCACAACTTGCACATGCTCCGACTCATCGGAATGTACGCATACCACTCCTCTGCCAGACAGTAAAGAGTCAGATGAGGATACTACATGCACATGTTCGGACTCATCAGAATGTACTCATACCACTCCTCTGCCAGATAGTGAAGAAACTGAATCTGACGATGAAATCACAACTTGCACATGCTCCGACTCATCGGAATGTACGCATACCACTCCTCTGCCAGACAGTAAAGAGTCAGATGAGGATACTACTTGCACATGTTCGGACTCATCAGAATGTACTCATACCACTCCTCTGCCAGATAGTAAAGAGTCAGATGAGGATGTGACTTGCACATGCTCCGACTCAGCGGAATGTACTCATACTACTCCTCTTCCAGATAGTAAAGAGTCAGATGAGGATGCTACTTGCACTTGCTCCGACTCATCGGAATGTACTCATACTACTCCTCTGCCAGATAGTAAAGAGTCAGATGAGGATGCTACTTGCAC ATGCTCCGACTCATCGGAATGTACTCATACTACTCCTCTGCCAGATAGTAAAGAGTCAGATGAGGATGCTACTTGCACTTGCTCTGACTCAGCGGAATGTACTCATACCACTCCTTGCACATGCTCCGACTCATCGGAATGTACACATACCACTCCTCTGCCAGATAGTGAAGAGTCAGATGAGGATGTGACTTGTACATGCACGGAGTCTAGCTGTCCGCACATAACTACTACACCAACACCATGTACTTGCACAGAGTTAACTTGTCCCCATACTACAACAACGCCGTTGCCAGATGACTCCACTTGCACATGCACAGAATCGAGCTGTCCGCATATAACGACTACCCCTGATCCAACTCCTGTATGTCCACCAGAAAACGATCCCGATAATATTGTTTACATTCCCAGCAAAGAAGATTGTGAAAA ATACTACATATGCTACAGTGGCGAACCACTTCCATTTTGGTGCGCTTCAGGTACTCATTGGAATGCTGCTTACAATCAGTGTGACTTCCCGGAAGTCGCTAATTGTACAATAGTCTAA